DNA from Hwangdonia lutea:
GTGAAATTACCCTGTTTTTTGGGCGCTAAAAAATAGCTGTATGTTTTTTTATATGATCGAACGCCGTTAATCCACGAATTACTTACCGATTGGTTTGGACCGCCAACAACCGTAAACCCGGTAAAACTTGGTGGGTTAAAATTGTCGCCATCTTGATTCATTTCAAAATCGACACGTAAACGCTCGTTTACGCCTAATTTCTTTTTACTAACCTTGGCTTCAAATTTTACCTGCGAAAAGGCAAAGCTTGTAACAAGCATGAGTATTAAAATGGATATGTGTTTTTTAAGTTTCATTTATCTTTTCAAAATGGATTCCTGCCTACGCAGGAATGACAAAAATGATCTAATATTTCTTTAATTCTTTCAACGTCTTTTTTTTTTAAAAGACCCACAAGGTTTTTAAAACCTTGCAGGAAACTGCAAACTAAAACAGAATTAATCTTATAGCTTCGGTCTTCAAACTTCCAACTTTTTTACCAATCTTTTTCGGTTTTTATTTTGATGCCTTTTTGCTTTTCGGCATTCATTTTTTCTTGCACCTTTTTTTCTTGGTTATTCATGGCCTCCAATAAACTTTTTATTTGCTGTGGCGATAATTGTCCGGGTTGCGGCTTTGGCTTTTGCTGTTCTTTTTTCTTGTCGTCATCACCTTTGCCTTTATCTTCTTTCTCGTCTTTAGGCTTGCCTTCGTCATCTTTTTTATCGTCGCCTTCTTTTTTATCCTTATCGCCTTCGTCTTTGTTGTCTTCTTTATTGTCGCCTTCGTTATCTTTTTTATCTTGGTTTTGCTCGTCTTTGTTCTCGTCCTTGTTATCCTTGTTTTCGTCGTCTTTATTTTCGTCTTGCTGGTCTTTTTGCTGTTCTGCACATTCTTTTGCCAATCCTAAATTATAACGTGTTTCATCATCGGCAGGGTTATTTCGCAATGCGCTTTTATAGGCTTCAACGGCTTCTTTACACTTTTTGTTCTGCATTAAAATATTGCCAATATTATGAAATGCTTTGTGTTTTTCAGCTTTAGATGCTGCATTTTCGGCCGCTTGCTGATGGCGGAATAAAGCTTCCTCATAATTGCCTTTTTTGTAATACGAATTTCCTAAATTGTATATGCCCGCAACACTCGTTGGTTGTTCCGATATGGCTTTTCTGTATGCCATTTCAGCCGAAACAAAATCGTCTTCGTTAGCCAAAGTATTGCCTTCGTACACATAATTATTGGCTTTTTTTAACGCCATTAATTGCTCTTTTTCTTGTGCAAAAGAAAAGGCCGTAAATAAGGTTAATATAAATATGGATATGTGTTTCATTTTTATCGATTCTAAATTCTAATATAGAAAACCTTTTAGTTTAAGTTCGTTAAAAATTTTATAAATGTTTATTAATAATAGCTTAATTCATAAGGTTTTCGCTTTCGCGGAAATGACAATTTCAACGGATGCTTTGAAACATGTTTCAAAGCGATACTTTACAAGTTTTCGTTAAACAGATTCAACTTTTTCAACCATGCCGTTTTTCGTTCTAAAAGAAAAACATCCAGGAGTAAAAAGAAAATACCAAAGCCTAAAAACCATTGAAACTGGTCTTTATATTCGGCAAATTGTTTGGCTTCAAACTCGGTTTTATCCATTTTATTTAAAATTTCCCTGATATTTTCAACCACATCGCTGGTGCTTTTACCGTTTATATAGGCACCATTGGCTTCTGCGGCAATTTTTTTAAGTGTTTCTTCATCCAACCGCGTAATCACCGTTTCGCCTTGGTTATCCTTTTTATAATTTAAAACAATACCATTGCGTTTTTCGGGAATGGGACCACCTTTTACATCGCCCACGCCAATAGTAAAAATCCGAATACCTTCCTTATTGGCTTCTTCGGCAAGTGCAACGGCATTTTCGCCGTGGTCTTCTCCATCAGAAATAATAATGAGTACCCGGTTGGTTTGCTGCTCGTCATCAAAGTATGTTTTAGCCAATTTAATGGCTTCGTCAATGGCGGTTCCCTGCGACGAAAGCATATCGGTATTCATGCTGTTTAAAAACATTTTAGCCGACGCATAATCTGTGGTTATGGGCAATTGCGGAAACGCTTTTCCCGCATAAGCGATAATACCAACGCGATCGCTTGCCAAATTATTTATGATTTGCGTGACCAATTGTTTCGATTTTTCCAATCGGTTGGGGGCAATATCTTCGGCGAGCATACTTTTTGAGACATCGACAGCAAAAACAATATCGACGCCTTCGCGTTTTACGGTTTCTAACTTGGTGCCTATTTTAGGGTTTACCAACGCTAAGGTTAAACAGGCAAATGCCAAACTTAAAACCACTATTTTTAAAATGGATTTGAATAAAGACCTATTAGGACTTAATCTTTTAAGCAGCTTTTTATCGGCAAATTTTTGCTGAGCTTTGTGTTTCCAGATTTGAAGCACCAAAAAGAACAGGATTATTACCGGAATAATTCCCAGTGCCCAAAACCATATTTTTTCTTCTAACTGCATGTACTGTTTATTTGTTTTTCGTGGATTTGTTTAGTTGTTTTAAAACAAATTTCAATTTCCTGTATTTTTAAAAACACTTCGACAAGCTCAGTGTGACTTAATATATTCTATTTGTGTTTTACTTAATATTCTATTTGTGTTTTACTTATTATCTTTTTTCTTGTTTCGGTATTATGAGATTTCCGCCTTCGCGGAAATGAAAAAAACATATTTTATATAAAACTTCTAAAAAAGGTAAAGCGCAATAGTAATTCTAAAAGCAATAATGCTCCTGCTAAAAGGACTAATGAACGATACTTTTCTTCGTAATTATAAAATTTAAATTCTTCAATTTCTGTTTTTTCAAGCTTGTTTATTTCGTTGTAAATTTCTTCTAATTTCTTGTTGTTGGTCGCTCTAAAATATTTGCCACCCGTAACTTGGGCAATTTCTTTAAGTAGTTCTTCATCTATTTCAACTTGGGCACGTGCATATTGAAAATTACCATTGGGCAATATGCTAACCGGAGTTAACGCAGTGCCATTGGTGCCAATACCAATCGTGTATGTTTTTATATCGTATTCCAAAGCGAGTTCGCTAGCAATTTTTGGGTCTATAAATCCAGAATTGTTAACGCCATCAGTTAATAAAATAATAACCTTACTAGATGCTTTGCTATCTTTCAATCGATTTACCGAGGTGGCTAAACCCATGCCAATGGCTGTACCGCCTTCAATAATCGTATTGTATTTTATATCCTTTAAAGAGCGTAAAACGATAGATTTATCGCTGGTTATTGGTGTTTTGGTAAAGCTTTCGCCGGCATATTCCACCAAACCGATTCTGTCGTTTGGTCGGCCTTTAATAAATTCGGCTGCTACTTTTTTTAAAGCTTCTAACCGATTTGGCGATAAATCTTTAGCCAACATACTTGCCGACACATCAATGGCCATTACAATATCGATGCCTTTGGTGGTTTTGGTTCTTGTTGAAACATCAACCGTTTGTGGCCTTGCAATGGCCAATATTAATAAAGCCAATGCCATTAATCTTAAAACAAACAGCAAGTGCTTTACTTTTGGCAGCCACGAATTTGTGGTTTTAAAGCCTTTTAAGCTCGACATTTTTAATTCGGCTGTTTGCTTTTTATGTTTTAACACGTACCAAAAGAGCGCTAATGGCAACAGTAGCAATAGCCAAAACAGTTCTTTATTTAAAAATTGAATTCCCTCAAACATTATTCTTCGGCTTCTTTTAGTTCTACTGAATATAAAATACGTTCTACCATTTGGTCTGCATAGGTGTCATTTTCTGCACTTGTAATTATAATTTGTTGCAAAACGTTTTGCGATGCAAACTGAAGCATGGTGTATTTTCCACTTTGAAGTTTTTCTGAAGTGAGGTTTGGTATTTTTAATGTCCCGTGGGTTTTTAACCCTTCGGCACCATTTGGTGTTGTAAATTTATCTCTTAATACAACAATGTCTTTGGCGCCTTTTGCTTCGAAGGCTTTAAGGCTGTTTTCTGAAACCTTTTCCAAATCTATGTTGTTTTCTCCCGCGTTGTTCAACACAGTTGTGCTTACCGTTACCGAAAAGAAATCTAAAAGTGTACCATAACTAAACGCCGAAACCGACATGTTGCTTTTGGCCCCCTCTGCCATCGGTACCTCAACACGCTTTAAAACTTTTGGAGTTGAAATGGTTATTGGTGGATAACCATAGGCGCTGGTAACCCAATTGCCCTCTAAAAGCTCCTTGCTTTCGTGCCCAATAATGGTGTCTTTAACATAGCTAAAACCATACTTTAAACCAAAGCCAACAAAGGTTGATATGAGTAAAAACACACCAATAGCCACGGTTATTATAACTTTTTTACGCTTCTTTTTGCGGGCTTGTTCGGCTTTGTATTTTTCGTCTAAAAGTTTTTCTTCTTCTGTGGGTTCGGGCAATGCCTCTTTAACATTATCGATTTCAACATCAATGGTATTTCTGTCTAATTTTGCCAATTCAACATCTGGAGCAGATTTTGCGAATTTCACTAAATCGGCACGTTTTAAAATGCTTTCAAGTTTTTTAATATCGTCTTTACTAATATCAACTTGATTGCCATCTTTTAGTAAATTAAGTCGGCTTATCAATTCATCTGTAGTGCTTTCCAAGGCGCGGTCGTAAACCTTTTCATCAAGATATTTTCTGATGATGAATGTGAGCTCAGAATAGTAATCCTTAAGGTTTTCGTGTTCTAAATATTGGCTTTCGTCAAGTTTTTTTAAGGCTAATTTTGCTCTGTCGTAAGGGGGCAATAAAGCAATTTGTTCTTCTTCTGAAAGCGGTTTTTTTCGCCAAATAAACCAATAGATTAAAAACCCAATAATGCCGATTATTAGTAGTGTTAGCAATACATATTTCCACCAATTGCTTCCGCTTTTATCCACTTCAATAATAGGCTTTATGTCGTACAACCCTTGTTTTGTGGTATCAACAACCACATTATGTACTTCAACTTTTAGCGAATCTGTAAATATGGTTTTATCGCCAATAATAATTTTTTGCCTCGGAATGGTGTACGAGCCCGAATCGAATTGGGTTAAACCGTATTTTTTTATAAGATTGAATCTGTCGTTGTTTTTTAAGGTATCTACTTTATAGGATTCAATCATTTCCAAGGGTGAAAATGTTTGTCCTTCGGGAAACACGACTAAACTCGTTGAATCGGTTTCCACTTGAATACTGTAAGTGATTTGCTCTCCAATTTTTATGGAGGTTGAATCGATGGCCGAAGTAACTTGGGCGTTTAAAACGGAAAAAGAGCATAGGAAAAAGAAAATAACGCTTGAAGCCCGAAGCCTGAAGCTTGAAGTTTTTTTGCCTTTATCTTTAATATTTATCTTAATTTTTTTATCCATTTTTGCTTTCTTCATGCTTCTAACTTCGCACTCATTAGCCTCTTCTTTTAAAATAGCCCAACAGTTTTTTTACATAACTTTCATCCACACGACAATCAATTATGCCCGCACCCGATTTGGTAAAGGCATCCGTATAATAGTCTACTTTTTCTTGATAGAACTTGCCGTAATTACGCCTTACTTTTTTTGATGCCGTATTAACCAACATTAACTCACCAGTTTCTTCATCTTGCATTTGTACCATGCCTAAATTAGGCAAGTCTTCTTCACGTTTATCATACACGCGAATGCCCGTAACATCGTGTTTTCCAGAAACGATTTTCATGGTTTGTTTATAATCGTCAGCAATAAAATCGGACAGTACAAACACAATGGCTTTCTTTTTCATTACGTTCGATAAAAACTTTAAAGCTTCGGCAATATTGGTTTGTTTGCTTTCTGGTTGAAACTCAATCAATTCACGAATAATACGCAATACATGCGAACGTCCTTTTTTGGGCGGAATATAAAGTTCTACTTTATCAGAAAATAAAATGAGCCCTATTTTATCGTTGTTTTGGGTTGCTGAAAACGCTAAAGTTGCAGCAATTTCGGTAACCACTTCATTTTTAAATTGCTCTTGGGTACCGAATAATTCCGAGCCCGAAACATCTACCATAAGCATCATGGTGAGTTCGCGTTCTTCTTCAAAAACTTTAATATACGGTTCGTTGTAGCGCGCGGTTACATTCCAATCGATATTTCGCACATCGTCTCCAAATTGATACTGGCGTACTTCAGAAAAGGTCATACCACGCCCCTTAAAGGTAGAATGGTATTCGCCTCCAAAAATATGATCAGACAATCGCCGTGTCTTAATCTCAATTTTCCGTACTTTTTTTAGTAATTCTTTAGTATCCATGTTAGATATTCAAGGTTAAATATTAAAAGTTCAAGGTTAGGTTAACTTTAAACTTTAAATTTAAAACTTTGAACTTTTTTAAGGTACCTCAATCTCGTTTACAATTTTATTGATGATGTCTTCTGAGGTTACATTTTCGGCCTCAGCTTCGTAAGTAATGCCAATTCTATGCCTTAAAACATCGTGCACCACAGCACGCACATCTTCAGGAATTACATAGCCTCGGCGCTTAATAAAAGCGAAACATTTTGCCGCTGTTGCCAAATTAATACTACCACGAGGCGAAGCTCCAAAAGAGATTAATGGTTTTAAATCGGCTAGCTTATATTTTTCGGGGTAACGCGTGGCGAATATGATATCGAGGATGTATTTTTCGATTTTTTCATCCATATAAACCTCACGAACTACCTCTTGAGCTTTTAATATTTGCGCTACAGAAACCACAGGGTTTACTTTATCCCAGGCGCCTTTTAAATTGGCGCGCATAATAAACTGCTCTTCGTTTAGTTTGGGGTAATCTATAACGGTTTTTAGCATAAAACGATCTACCTGAGCTTCTGGTAACGGGTAAGTTCCTTCTTGCTCAACAGGGTTTTGTGTTGCCATTACCAAGAATGGTTTGTCTAAAGCAAAGGTTTCATCGCCAATGGTAACTTGCTTTTCCTGCATCGCCTCTAGTAAGGCCGATTGTACTTTTGCTGGCGCCCTGTTAATTTCATCAGCTAAAACAAAGTTTGCGAAAATAGGCCCTTTTTTAATCGAGAAATCGCTAACCTTCATGTTGTAAATTAAGGTTCCGGTAACATCGGCCGGTAACAAATCTGGTGTAAATTGTATTCTGCTAAAACTGCCATCAACCGCTTGTGATAAGGTGTTAATAGCTAATGTTTTTGCCAAACCGGGAACACCTTCAAGCAGAATGTGCCCTTGACCCAATAAGCCAATAAGCAAACGTTCAACCATGTGTTTTTGTCCCACGATAACCTTGTTCATCTCCAGCATGAGCAAATCAACAAAAGCACTTTCTTTTTCTATTTTTTCGTTAATGGTCTTAATATCAATTGTACCTGTCTCTTCCATTTTTTTATTTTTTTAAAAGCATGTCCTTTCAGCTTTGAATTCACCTTAATAAAACGGTTTTTTTTACGGTAAACCCAGAGCACAAAGGACACGAATATACCACTCTTTTTTTGAGCATTGCAAATTGTTAAAATTTTTATTGTAATGCTGTTAAAAATTGGTTAAAAGTTAAGCGGAATGCAATGATTACAGCGTTTAACATATAATTATGATAAGTTTATTGTAAATGTTGCATTTCTACTAAAGGCTATTCAATCTGTTTAAGTATTTTTATAAGATGAAAAACGCATAATATCTTATTAAAAATGACAAAAACCGCCCTAATTACTGGAGCAACAAGTGGCATTGGCGAAGCCACGGCTTATGAGTTCGCAAAACATGGGATTCACTTAGTGCTTTGCGGAAGACGATTAGAACGTTTAAAAACAATTCAGCAGGCTTTGGAAAAGCTAACCCACGTACATATTTTAAACTTTGATGTGCGCGATAAAGCCGAAACGCTGCGAGCTATAGAATCGCTTCCAAAAGCATTTAAAACCATCGATATTCTTATTAATAACGCTGGAAATGCACATGGCTTAGACCCTATTCAAGCAGGAGATTTAGACGATTGGGATGCCATGATGGACATTAACGTAAAAGGCTTACTTTATGTGAGCAAAGCCGTAATCCCGCAAATGACCGAAAGGCAATCAGGGCATATTATAAATATTGGGTCTTCGGCGGGTAAAGAGGTCTACCCCAAGGGCAATGTGTATTGTGCCAGTAAACATGCCGTTTTGGCCATAACCGAAGGGATGCGTATTGATTTGAATCCGTTTGGAATAAAAGTAGGCGCCATAAATCCAGGTTTGGTTGAAACCGAATTTTCGCAAGTGCGTTTTAAAGGCGATGCCGTTGCCGATACCGTTTACAAAGGCTACAAAGCGCTACAAGCCAAAGATGTTGCGGAGATTATTTACTTTGCCATTTCGCGTCCGCCACATGTTAATATTGCCGATTTATTGGTGTTTTGTACTGCGCAGGCGAGTTCGACGATAGTGAAAAGAGAACTTTAGAATTAAAACTATAAGAATCCCGCCTTCACGGGAATGACAAATAGACAATATTTAAAATGATCAACAAACGCCTTCTTATAAAACACCTTTTGGCTCACAACGATGAGAACAGTTTTTACGATAAAAAACGTAAAATCGATATTAGCCAAAAAGAAGGGAAGGCAAAGTTTTTAAAACATATTTGTGCGCTATCAAACAGCAACCCAAAAAACAACTCGTACATTGTAATTGGTGTTGAAGATGAGGATAATAATATTATTGGTGTCGATTTTTTTGACGATAGCAAAATCCAAAACCTCATTAACGCCTATTTAAATCACCCGCCCATTGTGCAGTACGAAAACATTCCGTTTCCGCATTTGCCCGACGATAAAGTTGTGGGTTTGGTCACCATTCGTCCCACGGGGAAAATTACATCGTTGCGCAAAAACATATGGAAATATTATGGCGGTTCGGTGTTTTTTAGAGACGGTAGCATGAGCATGCCAAAGGTGTTCGATATTGAACTAAAAGACATCAATTCCAAAATTGTCGAGGCCATTGAAAACCACGCGCAAAACAATATTGAGCATACCCTTGATGCTGTTTTTCATTTTATGAACACCCGTAAAGATTACAATGCGCAATACAAAGTGTTTAAAGAATATTTTGTGGTATGCTGGTCTGCCCAAAAAAAATTAGTAAAAGAGAAAACCTTTTTTTCTAGGGTTGATATCGAATTGATAAACGAGCAAGTACGCTTGTTTTTTTCGGTATTCGATGAGGTTTCAATTTCTATTGATTCGGATAGTTTTAAGATTATCGAATATGTGAATTTAGGGCTTCAAAACACCAATAAATATTATCCGTTGGAAGAAACCATTATAAGTTTTGAAGATAATGCCAATTATAATATTGAAACAAAATTATTATTCGAGCCACCTCAGTTTGATAAAAAAGTACTGCATCATATTTACAATGCCAACAATGCCATTTTGGAAAAGCTTAAAAAAGGACTTCCTTTTACAAAAAATGAAGAACAAGATTTAAAAAACTTACCGGTAACGTACTTAATTTGTTACCTCAATCTTTTCCATGAAGCCATTGATAAACTTCACGAAGCAAAACCCTACCTAAAAGCGTATAGCGAGGAATTGTACAGCCTTTATAAAGAAGCCTTGCGCATTTTAAGAAAGGTAAAGTATAGTTGATGGTTTTACTTTAAATAAAATCCAATTGCTTAAATGACTTGTTAAGTACTTTTTTATCATCTACTTCAAGCCATTTATCTAATACGGTAGCATAAATGGTTCTAAAATCTATTTCGAATTTTAAATCGCCGTTATCGTCCAAATCGTTTAAACTTGCCACATTGTTGTAGATGCCTTGGCGCTTTAAATTCTCGCCGATAACAAAAATGTTATTTGCCGTACCGTGGTCGGTGCCAATGCTAGCGTTTTGCGATACGCGACGCCCAAATTCAGAAAACGTTAAAATCAAGGTATCTTTAAAGGTGTTGTGGGCTCTTAAATCATCTACAAAAGCCTCTACACTTTTGGCGTAAATGCCCAACAGCCGCTTTTGGGTATTTAATTGATTAACGTGCGTATCGAAACCATCCAAAGCCGTGTAAAATACTTTGGTCTGCAAATGCGAATTGATAAACTGCGCCGTGGTTTTCATTTGTTTTCCAAATTTGTTATTGGGGTATTCTTTTTTAGTGGACACGGTTTTGCTAGTTTCAAAAATATATTGGGCAGACGATTGGGCGGCAATCATCGATTTGTACAAATAGCCTAAATTATGCTCGCTTAAATGAGTGTCGTTTTGGTGTTTTGCCAAGTTTTTAAAATAGGGGTCTCTAGATAAATTGTACAGCGATTTGGCATCTTGCGTCGCCAAGGCATTTAAGGTTTCGCCTTTCATGGCAAGGGATAACTTTTCATCAACCTCAATGGCACTGTGTGGGTGCGTTCCGTAATGATCTAAATACCTGCCAATCCATCCGCTTTGCGAATATTTATTGGAATCGGTAGCTGTTTGCCAAATGTCCATCGACCTAAAATGCGACCGCACCGGATTGGGGTACCCTACATTGTTGATGATTGACAAATAGCCTTTGTCGTACAGCTGTTTTAAAGGTTTTAAGCTGGGATGTAGCCCAACATCATCATTAATTTTAATGGTATTGCTTTTTGAAATCCCTAGGGTTGGTCGGTTTTTGTAATACAAATCGTTTCTAAAGGGAATCACGGTGTTCAACCCATCGTTACCGCCCGAAAGCTGAATGATGACCAAACGTTTGTACCCCAATTTACTGCTCGCCACCTCCTCGAAAGCGCGCACAAAACTGGGTACCAAAAATAGGCTACTGGCCAAAGACGACTGTTTTAAAAATTTTCTTCTGTCCATAAATAAATAATTTTCCTAAAGCAAAATTCTTTTTTAGATTCCCGCATTCGCGAGAATGACAATTTCAACTGATACGCCAACGCTACACATTGGCGAATTTTTTATTATCAACACATTTGATATTCGGGCAACGACATGAGCTGTATGCTATATTCTTGCTTCGAAGGTTTATCTAAAGTCCTTAAATACGCTTTTGTATTATCGTTTATTTTACAAGCCAAAAGGTGTGTTTCCAATTCACTCATCTTAACATTTTTAAAATGGCTGTTGAAATAACTCCAATTCGCATCCGCTTTAAAACGTTTACCATATTTTTTATTGAACACAGCTTTTTTAAAATCTATTTTAGCATCCGCTTTACCGGTTTTAACTTTTGAGATGTACGCGCTGTTCAACAACAAAGACGGAAGCTTTAACCGCAGTACAATGGTGTTGCTGTCAATCCATTGTTTGCCACCTTTCCATCCGGCGACATTTGGCGGGTTTAATAGGATTTGCCCCAATAGTTTTTGCATGTAAAGCCATTGTTTTGGGTTTTTAAATGTAATGGGCACTGTGCTTTTTAAGCCCACCAAAAACTCAATGGGCGATTTTATCTTTACACCGATGTTTTTTTTATCGTAAAACCAATCGGACATGAGCATGTAGCGCATCAAAGTTTCAATGTTATAGTTTCTATAAAACACGTTGGCCATCGCGTTAACATGGTTTTCATCCACGTTTTCATTTACAAAATAACGGTATATTTTTCCGCAGATAAATGTGGCGCATTGTTTTTGTTTCAAGATTATATCGACAATGTCTTCGCCCGAAAAGTTTCCGGCTTTGCCAAAAAAGGTTTTATCGCTTTCATCGTGCTGCCGTTTCCTAAAAACGAATTCGCCCCGCAAATTATGGCTGTAACCGGTAAAGGCCTTGGCGCTTTCTTTTATGTCGGTTTCGGTGTAATGGCCTTCTCCCAAAGTGAACAGTTCCATCAGCTCTCGGGCAAAATTCTCGTTGGGGTTTTGCTTTCTGTTTTGTTTGGTGTTTAGGTATTTTACCATGGCGGCTTCTTTTGAAATGGCGTTTACAAAAGCCTTGAAATTACCGAGGGCATGTGTTCTTAGGGTATTGTTAAATTGCTGGATGTAAGTAATGCTGTTGTCTTTGCACACAAAATGGTTGGCCCAAAAAAGCGTCATTTTTTCCCTTAAAATTTCGGTGGAATCGGTAAGTCGTTCCATCCAAGCCAAGTTGAATTCCATTTGTTTTTCACGACTTAACTTTCTGATTTTACGACGGGATTCGGGACTAAGTTTTTTTGTAACCATCATGTTACCACTAAAAACGGCTTCGATTTCGGAAGTGTCAACTCGCAACGGCGTTACGGTTTTTGAAGCTTCAACAAGGCCATCAACAATGTGCGCTTTACTTTTTTTTAATAACGTTTGAAGCTGATCGGGGAGCAGCCCAAAGCCAACGCGTCGATATAAATGTTGAATGTGCTTGGGTTTCATAACTAATATTTTGCTGCACTTTTTAGACTCGGATATTTTAAATAGGTTTAATTTTGGAAAAAGAGCACAAAAAAAACCGTTTCAAATAGAAACGGTTTTCTGAACATTTAAATTGCTTAAAAGCCAATTACAAATCAAACTTAATCCCTTGCGCTAAAGGCAATTCATCAGAATAATTAATAGTATTGGTTTGTCTGCGCATGTACACTTTCCAAGCATCGCTGCCTGATTCGCGTCCGCCACCAGTTTCTTTTTCGCCACCAAAAGCACCACCAATTTCGGCACCCGAAGTCCCGATATTTACATTGGC
Protein-coding regions in this window:
- a CDS encoding DUF1501 domain-containing protein; protein product: MDRRKFLKQSSLASSLFLVPSFVRAFEEVASSKLGYKRLVIIQLSGGNDGLNTVIPFRNDLYYKNRPTLGISKSNTIKINDDVGLHPSLKPLKQLYDKGYLSIINNVGYPNPVRSHFRSMDIWQTATDSNKYSQSGWIGRYLDHYGTHPHSAIEVDEKLSLAMKGETLNALATQDAKSLYNLSRDPYFKNLAKHQNDTHLSEHNLGYLYKSMIAAQSSAQYIFETSKTVSTKKEYPNNKFGKQMKTTAQFINSHLQTKVFYTALDGFDTHVNQLNTQKRLLGIYAKSVEAFVDDLRAHNTFKDTLILTFSEFGRRVSQNASIGTDHGTANNIFVIGENLKRQGIYNNVASLNDLDDNGDLKFEIDFRTIYATVLDKWLEVDDKKVLNKSFKQLDFI
- a CDS encoding DUF1800 domain-containing protein, which encodes MKPKHIQHLYRRVGFGLLPDQLQTLLKKSKAHIVDGLVEASKTVTPLRVDTSEIEAVFSGNMMVTKKLSPESRRKIRKLSREKQMEFNLAWMERLTDSTEILREKMTLFWANHFVCKDNSITYIQQFNNTLRTHALGNFKAFVNAISKEAAMVKYLNTKQNRKQNPNENFARELMELFTLGEGHYTETDIKESAKAFTGYSHNLRGEFVFRKRQHDESDKTFFGKAGNFSGEDIVDIILKQKQCATFICGKIYRYFVNENVDENHVNAMANVFYRNYNIETLMRYMLMSDWFYDKKNIGVKIKSPIEFLVGLKSTVPITFKNPKQWLYMQKLLGQILLNPPNVAGWKGGKQWIDSNTIVLRLKLPSLLLNSAYISKVKTGKADAKIDFKKAVFNKKYGKRFKADANWSYFNSHFKNVKMSELETHLLACKINDNTKAYLRTLDKPSKQEYSIQLMSLPEYQMC